In Humulus lupulus chromosome 6, drHumLupu1.1, whole genome shotgun sequence, a single genomic region encodes these proteins:
- the LOC133781950 gene encoding uncharacterized protein LOC133781950: MSKTPQESLRTPNKQLKHLHRNTNNNISSSLSLYSPKFSIYLLATCIVLFILFRINSLELPPKPATWSFTEQWQKIIFNNATATATATTISATVEQKCSTATAAPVGTLENCSCSADKLNAAEKLRRAVTFLPLKDLRYSNTALQGHTWFMSSMYDDHEEGEVQYQQFPSVSSHGRLLCLKGRDGHDGSWNYYALAWPDTLPHNATLMKGLTFVSYNHYNYENIWHGLSAAVPFVAWHIKNHCASVPDRWVLYHWGELRLTMGLWLRTLMEATFDGPPMIEGFNDGVEDETAPFCFEQAVVMRHNEGGMRREKRMEVYDLMRCKARVYCNVSTVRVAGDGKVPEIGLTLFMRVGARSFKNDSAVIGIFGRECAKVDGCRLTVAHSNNLTFCEQVKLMSSTDILVSPHGAQLTNMFLLDRNSSVMEFFPKGWLKLAGVGQYVYQWIASWSGMRHEGAWRDPDGDACPYPEDDRRCMSIFKGGRVGYNETYFSEWARKVLTQVKMRKIQVKKASNIGSVDSSSSGCSCT; encoded by the exons ATGAGCAAAACACCACAAGAATCCTTGAGAACACCAAATAAGCAACTCAAACATCTCCATCGTAATACTAATAACAACATCTCGTCATCATTATCTCTCTACTCTCCCAAATTTTCTATTTACCTTTTAGCCACCTGCATAGTCCTCTTCATCCTCTTCCGCATCAACTCCCTCGAACTCCCTCCGAAGCCCGCCACATGGTCCTTCACCGAACAATGGCAGAAAATCATATTCAACAacgccaccgccaccgccaccgccaccaccaTCTCCGCCACAGTCGAACAAAAATGTTCCACTGCCACCGCTGCCCCGGTTGGAACACTCGAAAACTGCTCCTGCTCGGCGGATAAGCTTAACGCGGCCGAGAAGCTCCGCCGAGCAGTGACATTCCTCCCGCTGAAGGATCTCCGGTACTCTAACACAGCCCTCCAGGGCCACACGTGGTTCATGAGCTCCATGTACGATGATCACGAGGAAGGCGAGGTACAGTACCAGCAATTCCCTTCGGTTTCGTCTCACGGTAGACTTCTCTGCCTTAAAGGCCGCGACGGCCACGACGGTTCTTGGAACTACTACGCCTTGGCGTGGCCGGACACGTTGCCACACAACGCCACACTCATGAAGGGCCTCACATTCGTGTCTTACAACCACTACAACTACGAAAACATCTGGCACGGCTTGTCCGCCGCGGTCCCGTTCGTCGCTTGGCACATCAAGAACCACTGCGCATCGGTGCCTGACAGGTGGGTGTTGTACCATTGGGGTGAGCTGAGGTTGACGATGGGTCTTTGGCTGAGGACTTTGATGGAGGCTACGTTTGATGGGCCACCTATGATTGAAGGGTTTAACGACGGCGTTGAAGATGAGACGGCGCCGTTTTGCTTTGAGCAAGCTGTGGTGATGAGACATAATGAGGGTGGGATGCGTAGGGAGAAGAGGATGGAGGTTTATGATCTGATGAGGTGTAAGGCTAGGGTTTATTGTAATGTCTCGACGGTTAGAGTCGCCGGCGACGGAAAGGTGCCGGAGATTGGTTTGACGTTGTTCATGAGGGTAGGGGCACGGTCGTTCAAGAATGATTCGGCGGTGATCGGAATCTTTGGAAGGGAGTGTGCCAAGGTGGACGGTTGCCGGTTAACGGTGGCTCATTCCAATAACCTCACATTCTGTGAACAG GTGAAGTTGATGAGCTCAACAGACATATTGGTATCCCCACATGGAGCTCAACTCACCAACATGTTCCTTTTGGACCGAAACAGCAGTGTTATGGAGTTCTTTCCCAAAGGCTGGCTCAAGCTAGCTGGTGTAGGCCAATACGTCTACCAATGGATTGCGAGCTGGTCCGGCATGCGCCACGAGGGAGCCTGGCGGGACCCCGACGGAGACGCCTGTCCCTACCCGGAGGACGATCGCCGTTGCATGTCCATCTTCAAGGGCGGCCGAGTCGGATACAACGAGACCTATTTCTCTGAGTGGGCAAGAAAGGTTCTCACTCAGGTCAAGATGAGGAAGATTCAAGTTAAGAAGGCATCAAATATAGGGTCTGTGGACTCTAGTTCTAGTGGCTGTTCTTGTACAtga
- the LOC133783921 gene encoding protein KINESIN LIGHT CHAIN-RELATED 1-like — MVFCESLRPPFADLSSLPQSLLHIGPSLLLSDHREYHRLLLLHSPLLSDNCEPPTVAPPLGAHLRPPQTSSQSLRVQDAIEILEYVLKLREEKLGIANPDFEDEKRRLQELLKEAGKTRDRKATPLENLIDPSSKKTKKEAAKRWPGLGFRI, encoded by the exons ATGGTTTTTTGTGAGAGTCTTCGGCCTCCCTTCGCAGATCTCTCTTCGCTCCCACAGTCGCTCCTCCACATCGGACCCTCGCTGCTTCTCTCCGACCACCGCGAATACCATAGACTGTTGCTCCTCCACTCGCCGCTCCTCTCCGACAACTGTGAACCCCCCACAGTCGCTCCTCCACTCGGCGCTCATCTCCGACCACCGCAAACCTCCTCACAGTCGCTCCG AGTTCAAGATGCAATTGAGATTCTGGAGTATGTTCTTAAATTGCGCGAAGAAAAGCTTGGAATTGCAAATCCTGATTTCGAAGACGAGAAGAGAAGGCTACAAGAGCTTCTGAAGGAAGCAGGCAAGACACGAGACAGAAAAGCGACACCACTCGAAAACCTCATTGATCCCAGCTCGAAGAAGACGAAGAAAGAGGCGGCAAAGAGGTGGCCTGGCTTGGGGTTTAGaatttaa
- the LOC133781951 gene encoding cytoplasmic tRNA 2-thiolation protein 1 encodes MEKGVDSKPQTTGSRLCCVCNKRRPALKRPKTLDQICRECFYEAFEEEIHQVIVENQLFKPGERIAIGASGGKDSTVLAYVLSKLNRQHQYGLDLFLLSVDEGITGYRDDSLETVKRNEIQYGLPLKVVSYKDLYGWTMDEIVKVIGLKNNCTFCGVFRRQALDRGAALLKVDKVATGHNADDIAETVLLNILRGDIARLSRCTAITTGEDGPIPRCKPFKYTYEKEIVMYAYFKRLDYFSTECIYSPNAYRGFAREFIKDLERIRPRAILDIIKSGEDFRISTTTKMPEQGTCERCGYISSQKWCKACVLLDGLNRGLPKLGIGRSRAVNNDCKKDVKESNVTKSIESKQCGSLDF; translated from the exons ATGGAGAAAGGAGTCGATTCCAAGCCCCAAACCACAGGGTCTCGTCTGTGCTGTGTCTGTAACAAGAGAAGACCCGCCCTCAAGAGACCCAAAACCCTAGACCAG ATTTGCAGGGAGTGTTTCTACGAGGCATTTGAGGAGGAGATTCATCAAGTAATCGTTGAGAATCAGTTATTTAAGCCCGGGGAACGCATTGCCATTGGTGCTTCTGGTGGTAAAG ATTCCACTGTCCTCGCATATGTCTTATCCAAGTTGAATAGGCAGCACCAGTACGGCCTAGATCTCTTTCTCTTGTCCGTTGATGAGGGCATTACAGGATACAGGGATGATTCTCTTGAAACTGTCAAAAGAAATGAGATACag TATGGACTGCCACTGAAAGTTGTCTCGTACAAAGATTTATATGGATGGACTATGGATGAAATAGTAAAGGTGATCGGTCTAAAAAATAATTGCACATTTTGCGGTGTTTTTCGTCGGCAG GCCCTTGATCGGGGTGCTGCACTGTTGAAAGTGGACAAGGTCGCTACTGGACATAATGCAGATGATATTGCTGAAACagttttattaaacatattacGTGGTGATATTGCTAG ATTGAGTAGATGCACTGCAATAACCACTGGTGAAGATGGACCAATTCCCCGGTGCAAACCTTTTAAGTACACATATGAGAAGGAGATTGTTAT GTATGCCTATTTCAAGAGGCTGGACTACTTTTCCACTGAGT GCATTTACTCTCCAAATGCATATCGTGGTTTTGCTCGGGAGTTCATCAAGGATTTGGAGAGAATAAG GCCTAGGGCAATACTTGACATTATCAAATCAGGAGAGGACTTTAGGATttccactacaacaaaaatgccAGAGCAGGGGACATGTGAACGCTGTGGTTACATTTCAAGCCAG AAATGGTGTAAAGCTTGTGTTTTACTTGATGGGTTGAATCGGGGTCTGCCAAAGCTTGGCATCGGACGGAGTCGAGCAGTAAATAATGATTGTAAGAAGGATGTGAAAGAAAGTAATGTTACAAAAAGTATAGAGAGCAAACAATGTGGATCTCTGGACTTCTGA